The DNA sequence TCGGGGTCGAGGAGCACGTCGACGGACTCGCGCATCGTCGCCAGGTCCACGGGCGCGGTGGTGCTGGCGTTGTCCACGGCGGCGTTCACCGGCCCACCGCCGGACGGTGGCGCGGGCACTGGCACGGCGGGTACTTCGTGTCCAGCTGGACAGGCAGCGGCGTGCAGCAGGGCGACACGGTGCGGGTGCCGCGGTCGTCGGTGACGGTGCCGTGGCGGTCCACGGTGTACACGCGGATCGTCATCCCGCCGCCCTCTGTGCGCGGCCGGGGCGGGGCTGTACGGTGCGCCATGTCGACTCCTTACCAGTCGGCCTGCCCCGGGACCGTGACAGCGGTCGCCGGGGTGTTGACGATCTGGCCAGGATCTTGTGACGCAGGGTGGTGGTTCGATCCCCTACCGGTAATCTCACGGTGGGATGGCTTTCATTCCGTTCGTGGATACCGGGGGCCGCATCGTGGGAACCGCGCTGGAGCCGATCGAACTGCCCGGCTGGGCATGGGAACGTGCCGACGTCCGCCAGGCCCTGCGCGCGCGGGACATGGGCGCCGTTTTCCGGTACGTGCAGCAGTACGCCGGCGCGAGCCAGGCCCGTATCGGGGTGGCCACGGGGATGACGCAGGCCCGCGTCAACGAGGTCATCAACGGGCGCCGCGAGGTATCCCGGCTCGACGTGTACGAGCGGATCGCTGACGGCCTGCACATGCCCGACGATGCCCGTCACCTGCTCGGCCTGGCCGCGGGCCGTGAGAAGCGGTCGGGCGGGGCGGCGTTCGATCTTGCCGCGTTTCCGGAAGTCGTGCGCGTGTACGCGACGCAGAGCTCTGCGGCCGCCGAGATTCAGCAGCAGGCCCGCGAGGCCACGGAGTTGGATGTGCTGGCGGTGCGGGGGCTCGGCCTGATCGGGTTGAACGACAGCCTGCTCCGCGCCTGTCTGCCGCGCGAACAGGGCGGCAAAGGGCTTCGGGTGCGGGTGGCTCTCCTCGACCCGGACAGCGATGCCCTGG is a window from the Candidatus Eisenbacteria bacterium genome containing:
- a CDS encoding helix-turn-helix transcriptional regulator, producing the protein MAFIPFVDTGGRIVGTALEPIELPGWAWERADVRQALRARDMGAVFRYVQQYAGASQARIGVATGMTQARVNEVINGRREVSRLDVYERIADGLHMPDDARHLLGLAAGREKRSGGAAFDLAAFPEVVRVYATQSSAAAEIQQQAREATELDVLAVRGLGLIGLNDSLLRACLPREQGGKGLRVRVALLDPDSDALARRAAEIGESHESLASGVRLAEARLRELAAAGDVGVWRYRMLPTWRLIRTDSTMFVGAFDAGWEGHESALYKVMETPHGPLYRGFRRMFEAVIDGAQRTV